A genomic segment from uncultured Marinifilum sp. encodes:
- a CDS encoding LytTR family transcriptional regulator DNA-binding domain-containing protein, with protein sequence MDILKAIIIDDEALARELLRSYLELEKDIEIIGEYSNGFQALKAINELNPDFIFLDIQMPKLTGFEMLELLDKPYNIIFTTAYNEYAIKAFEHNAIDYLLKPFSGDRFKSALNKAKERIKNASSQEQIEKIKSHNDASNELISRVVVKSRNKIDVISVSKIKYFEAQDDYVMIYTSEGKFLKQKTMKYFEAHLNPKDFCRIHRSYLLRIDQISQLQPYEKDNWIVILKSGESLKVSRNGFKLLKKQLEI encoded by the coding sequence ATGGATATACTTAAAGCAATAATAATTGACGATGAAGCCTTAGCCAGAGAATTGCTTCGTTCCTATCTTGAATTAGAGAAAGATATTGAAATAATTGGCGAATATTCTAATGGATTTCAAGCTTTAAAAGCCATAAATGAGTTAAATCCTGATTTTATTTTTTTGGATATTCAAATGCCCAAATTAACAGGTTTTGAAATGTTAGAACTGCTTGATAAACCATACAATATCATATTTACAACAGCTTATAATGAATATGCCATTAAGGCTTTTGAGCACAATGCAATAGATTATTTATTGAAACCCTTCTCGGGCGATAGGTTTAAGAGTGCCTTGAACAAAGCAAAAGAAAGAATTAAAAATGCCAGTTCTCAAGAACAAATTGAGAAAATAAAATCTCATAATGATGCATCAAATGAGTTGATTAGTAGGGTGGTTGTGAAGTCCAGGAATAAAATTGATGTAATTTCGGTGAGTAAAATAAAATATTTCGAAGCTCAGGATGATTATGTAATGATATATACCAGCGAAGGAAAATTTCTAAAACAAAAAACAATGAAATATTTCGAAGCACATTTAAATCCTAAAGATTTTTGCAGAATTCACCGATCTTATTTACTTAGAATTGATCAGATATCGCAACTGCAACCATACGAAAAAGATAACTGGATTGTAATTTTAAAAAGTGGAGAAAGTTTAAAAGTAAGCCGTAATGGGTTTAAACTCCTCAAAAAACAGCTTGAAATATAA
- a CDS encoding TonB-dependent receptor, translating into MKFKIMYRLSAFIFIIGCIFTTNSTFALNQATNSKTSSVTGRVFENQHKKPLEFATISVFCVKDSSLIKGTISNKKGEFTINKLNADKYFLKVEYIGFNSFTGDIFTLKSDEKKVLQNPIVLSVDTKKLSEVTVHGQREFARVELNKTVYNVSKSPLADGGTVNEVLTTIPKLSVNANGDIQFRGSSNVKILIDGKMSGLLGMNPSEVLSTLSASDVDRVELISTSSAKYDASGSSGIVNIIMKRNRTKGFNGSTSATIGTKDKKSGSFSANMRTGKLNFFGAYNYKSDWANRDYHVERQIYEKNSYMLENADVDFGNRYHIGKLGMDYLINNNNTFTVSATYRDILQNWNGTYNYENRDLLSSAMPILSYRTSAVDLDLKSWVYNASYIHKFTKKGQSLSLDFAHTDNRADNSGDYQWFDGSPENKSNSTSDFYKTARKETLSQIDYVHPVGDNGKFETGYLYRSNEIDYEDQTDLSTAFNYEENIHGLYAMYTGMAGKFEYELGVRAEYSDIETNSDFQDDYFDLFPSVHLSYVFSDKKQFQLAYDRMIYRPNSGMLNPFQNLRDPENQRLGSQSINAYYNDNVEMSMAFDRDKISYKTTLYFNYYNNLINQYRSINDEGQAVVSYGNFESKLFSALEFEASTKLNKWWSLNAYVAGIYEEIDPGTNFNFGSSNMWEVEGKITSMMNFKKWFKLQTSFRYQSEILTAQGKYQNLYYLDLGMSRRVLKGKGVVSFTANDIFNTFRFKVHSSDSEFYNKEILYKETQIVKLSFRYYFGKRYGILRAKPKKSGMRHSEMDI; encoded by the coding sequence ATGAAATTTAAAATCATGTATCGTTTAAGTGCTTTCATTTTTATTATTGGCTGCATTTTTACGACTAATTCAACTTTTGCTTTAAATCAAGCAACAAATTCCAAAACCTCATCTGTTACTGGAAGAGTTTTCGAAAACCAACACAAAAAACCACTCGAATTTGCTACTATCTCTGTTTTTTGTGTAAAAGATTCTTCGCTTATAAAAGGAACAATAAGTAATAAAAAAGGAGAATTTACAATTAATAAGCTTAATGCAGATAAGTACTTTCTTAAGGTCGAATATATAGGCTTTAACTCTTTTACAGGTGATATTTTTACTTTAAAAAGCGATGAAAAGAAAGTATTACAGAATCCGATTGTATTAAGTGTTGATACAAAAAAATTGTCGGAAGTTACCGTGCATGGACAAAGAGAATTTGCGCGTGTTGAATTGAATAAAACAGTGTACAATGTTTCTAAATCGCCTTTGGCTGATGGAGGAACAGTTAATGAAGTGCTTACCACAATTCCTAAGCTAAGTGTAAATGCAAATGGCGATATTCAGTTTAGAGGCAGCTCTAATGTGAAAATATTAATCGATGGAAAAATGAGTGGACTGTTAGGAATGAATCCATCCGAGGTTCTTAGTACTTTGTCAGCATCCGATGTAGATAGAGTAGAGCTTATAAGTACTTCGTCGGCAAAATATGATGCATCTGGCTCTTCTGGTATTGTTAATATTATTATGAAAAGAAATAGAACAAAGGGATTTAACGGAAGTACCTCTGCAACTATTGGCACGAAAGATAAAAAATCGGGAAGTTTTAGTGCTAATATGCGTACCGGAAAGCTAAATTTCTTTGGTGCTTACAATTATAAATCCGATTGGGCCAACAGAGATTATCACGTAGAAAGACAAATTTATGAGAAGAATTCTTATATGTTGGAAAATGCTGATGTCGATTTCGGGAATCGTTATCATATTGGAAAATTAGGTATGGATTACCTTATTAACAATAACAATACTTTTACCGTTTCGGCAACTTATCGTGATATTCTTCAAAACTGGAATGGTACTTATAATTATGAGAATAGGGACTTATTAAGTAGTGCAATGCCTATCTTAAGCTATCGAACAAGTGCTGTTGATCTCGATCTGAAATCCTGGGTTTACAATGCATCTTACATTCATAAATTTACTAAAAAAGGTCAAAGTCTATCGCTTGATTTTGCTCATACCGACAATAGAGCAGACAATAGTGGAGATTATCAATGGTTTGATGGAAGCCCTGAAAATAAGAGTAATTCCACATCTGATTTTTATAAAACAGCAAGGAAAGAGACACTTAGTCAAATCGATTATGTACATCCTGTTGGCGATAATGGAAAATTTGAAACAGGTTATTTGTATAGATCTAACGAAATTGATTATGAAGATCAGACTGATTTATCAACAGCCTTTAATTACGAAGAAAACATTCATGGTTTATATGCTATGTACACCGGAATGGCAGGAAAATTCGAATATGAGCTAGGAGTAAGAGCCGAATACTCAGACATTGAAACCAATAGTGATTTTCAGGATGATTATTTTGATTTGTTTCCAAGTGTACATCTATCTTATGTATTTTCTGATAAAAAACAATTTCAATTGGCTTATGATAGAATGATTTATCGTCCGAATTCAGGCATGTTAAATCCATTTCAAAATTTAAGAGATCCAGAAAATCAACGCTTGGGGTCCCAAAGTATTAATGCTTATTATAACGACAATGTTGAAATGTCGATGGCATTCGATAGAGATAAAATCAGTTATAAAACTACGCTTTATTTTAATTACTATAATAATTTAATTAATCAGTACAGAAGTATTAATGATGAGGGACAAGCAGTGGTTTCTTATGGTAATTTCGAATCTAAATTATTTTCAGCTCTTGAGTTTGAAGCTTCCACTAAATTAAACAAATGGTGGAGTTTAAATGCTTATGTGGCTGGTATATATGAAGAAATTGATCCAGGAACTAATTTTAATTTTGGTTCTTCTAATATGTGGGAAGTTGAAGGGAAAATTACTTCAATGATGAACTTTAAAAAATGGTTTAAATTGCAGACAAGTTTCAGATATCAATCAGAAATATTAACTGCTCAGGGAAAATATCAGAATTTATATTATCTCGATTTGGGTATGAGTCGTAGAGTATTGAAAGGAAAAGGAGTTGTATCATTCACAGCTAATGATATTTTCAACACCTTCAGGTTTAAGGTACACTCATCCGACTCCGAATTTTATAACAAAGAGATTTTGTATAAAGAAACGCAGATTGTAAAACTAAGTTTCCGATATTATTTTGGAAAACGATATGGTATTTTAAGAGCGAAACCTAAGAAATCAGGAATGCGACATTCCGAAATGGATATTTAA
- a CDS encoding MATE family efflux transporter, protein MNTDKNTKNVYELENSKVSSLLWKYFLPAFTGVVINSLYNVVDRIFIGQGISANALSGLSAVFPIMLILMAFGMLIGMGAGVRISINLGKKDFARAEWVLGNSFILMIIVSVIITAIGFTIKDPLLHLFGVANNTMMVANEYLNIILYGAIFNVVGFSMNNLIRSEGNAKIAMYSMLISAGTNIILDPIFIFALDMGVAGAAWATIVSQFILCVWVIKHFRSSRSVIKLRASNFKPNGQIVMYIITIGFAPFSMQLAGSFVQGLYNIQLVKFSNDIAIAAMGIINSVAMLIVMTIIAINMAAQPIFGFNYGAKNFSRVKEALKISMSAATAIAVFGWILVQLFPETLVLAFNSNSKELLEVGTKGLRVFMIALPIVGFQIIVGNYFQSIGRAGISALLTLMRQVILLIPILFILPNYLGLDGVWFAGPISDVGSAIVASIFIIREFKKLNSKIDIS, encoded by the coding sequence ATGAATACAGACAAAAATACTAAAAACGTATACGAATTAGAAAATTCGAAGGTTAGCAGCTTATTATGGAAATACTTTCTGCCCGCATTTACAGGTGTTGTAATTAACTCTTTGTATAATGTTGTCGATCGTATTTTTATTGGTCAGGGGATTAGTGCAAATGCACTTTCGGGCTTAAGTGCAGTGTTTCCAATCATGCTAATTTTAATGGCATTTGGCATGCTTATAGGAATGGGTGCCGGAGTTCGAATATCTATTAATTTAGGGAAGAAAGACTTTGCTCGTGCCGAGTGGGTATTGGGAAACTCTTTTATATTAATGATTATTGTATCGGTAATTATTACAGCCATTGGTTTTACTATTAAAGATCCTCTTTTACATTTATTTGGTGTAGCAAACAACACCATGATGGTTGCCAACGAATACTTGAATATTATATTATATGGTGCAATTTTTAATGTTGTTGGCTTCTCTATGAATAACTTAATTCGTTCAGAGGGCAATGCTAAAATTGCAATGTATTCAATGCTAATTAGTGCAGGGACAAATATCATTTTAGACCCTATCTTTATTTTTGCTTTAGATATGGGAGTAGCAGGTGCTGCCTGGGCAACAATTGTATCACAATTTATACTCTGTGTATGGGTAATTAAACATTTTCGAAGTTCCAGATCGGTTATAAAGTTAAGAGCTAGTAATTTTAAGCCTAACGGACAAATTGTGATGTATATTATTACCATTGGATTTGCTCCTTTTTCTATGCAGCTTGCAGGAAGTTTTGTGCAGGGCTTATACAATATACAATTGGTGAAATTTAGTAACGATATTGCTATTGCTGCCATGGGAATTATAAACTCTGTGGCAATGCTAATTGTTATGACCATTATTGCTATAAATATGGCAGCTCAGCCTATTTTTGGTTTTAATTATGGAGCAAAGAATTTCTCGAGGGTAAAAGAGGCTTTAAAAATTAGTATGTCTGCAGCCACCGCTATTGCTGTATTTGGATGGATTCTTGTTCAATTGTTTCCAGAAACTTTAGTTTTGGCTTTTAATAGCAATAGTAAAGAATTACTTGAGGTGGGTACCAAAGGTTTAAGAGTATTTATGATTGCTCTTCCCATTGTAGGCTTTCAAATTATTGTAGGAAATTATTTTCAATCTATTGGGCGAGCAGGAATTTCGGCTTTGTTAACATTAATGCGACAGGTTATTTTATTAATTCCTATTCTATTTATTTTGCCTAATTATTTAGGTCTTGATGGGGTTTGGTTTGCAGGCCCTATTTCTGATGTTGGATCGGCTATAGTTGCTTCAATTTTTATAATACGGGAATTTAAAAAATTAAATAGTAAAATAGACATTTCCTGA